The Zygotorulaspora mrakii chromosome 6, complete sequence genome includes the window taaGTGCTTCAAACAAACATGTAATCTGACCAAAGAAGGGCGCAATCGATCATCAATTATGTTCAGAAAGTATGATATCTTAATTCATTCTCATAGCTCAATCATAATTATGAAAAACTAACATAGCATCCGCTTTTTAACAAATTAGATTTACGAAGGAAGATGTCCACTCAAGATCGAAGGTGAAATCTTCGATGCAGAGAACTTTGAAAGCAAAACTTGTGAGGCAGTACCCAAAATTGGAGGATGTCATTGATGAATTAATACCtaaaaaaagtcaaattgAACTGATAAAGTGTGAAGATAAAATTCAATTGTACACTGTTGATGGCGAAGtgtttttcttccaaaaatttgacgAACTGATTCCTAGCTTGAAACTCGTTCACAAATTTCCGGATGCTTACCCAACTGTCCAGGTTGACAGAGGTGCAATCAAATTTGTTCTATCTGGCGCTAACATAATGTGTCCAGGTTTAACGTCAGCTGGGGCGAAACTCCCACCCGCTCCTGGATACGAAAATGACACTATTGTTGTAATCAATGCGGAAAATAAGGTGAGCGCCATGGCAGTAGGAAAGTTGATGATGAGTACAGAGGAAATAAAGTCTATCAACAAAGGGCACGGAGTCGAAATGATTCATCATTTGGATGATCCTTTATGGAACTTTACCGTAGAATAAGCAAAGTGATTGTATATACGACAAGCTTTTTTGATAGCTCTCTTTGGCATGGATACTCAATGCGAACCTACTTGGTCTTCAAATAGATTGTATCTCCATCGTTAATATTAAAATGACTCAAGGTGTAGAAGTCACGGTCTAATTCATCAACTACTTCAGAGGAGACACcatgatatatttttatccTAAACATATTCATGTTAAGCTTCTTGCAACATATACATTTTAAGTAACGTACGCTGTAGGAAGACAATACTGTTAAATGTTCGGTTTTATGTTTATCTTGATCCACAAGGCTAACCTCAAGCAAAACTTGATCTAATCCCGTCTTCATTGGTACCATGCTGGTTGGTGTAATTCTATACCTATGTGACAGAAGCTCCCACCGTTTCAAGCTTTTGTTTAGAGACGTTTCACCATCTCGCAACTTTGAGACAAAAAAGAGCTCAGCCTCatatctcaattcatcaGATAGAAAAGAGCCATTTACTATTTTGATGTTGTTTAGTCTCCCAATAACTTCATAAAAGCTGGAGATATCATCTTTCCAAAGTAGAGGATTCTTATTCACTCGTAACGAATAGAGCTGAGGAAAATTCGCATTTAGTTGATCGACTGCCTCCCAACAATTAATGCGATTATATGATAgatcaatatttttcaaacaaagGGAGAATCCCACCTCCACAAATTCTATTTCGTTATGAGACatattcaagatttcaataTTGGGGCCAAAGAGGTTTTGTGATAAATGCTTCAGTTTATTGTAATTAAAATCCAATTCCTTCATGCTTTTAGGAAAAACCAGCTTTTCATCTTCGATGTCCAAAAGCGCATTCTTACTTATATCGAGTTTTAcaattgaaggaaatatCATAAAGAGATTTCGAAGTTGTTCATTATCCAGGCCACAATCTACCAACGACAACGATTTAACTTGGGTAAACAAATATGATGCATTGTGTGGTATTCGCCCTACAAACCGATTACCGGACAAATCGATAGTCTGCAAATTAGTTAAATGTGATATTATTTGACATAAATAATCAATATTCGACAGAAGATTATACGATAGATCCAATTCTGTCAAATTAATAAGATTCTCCTTGACAAGCTGCATCTCTCCATCATCCATCAATGCATCGCATATAAGGTGGTCGGCCAAAGACATCTTGGTAAAAGACTTCAGTTTCTTATTCTTCTCATTTAACTTTTCAATGCCA containing:
- the TMA20 gene encoding translation machinery-associated protein 20 (similar to Saccharomyces cerevisiae TMA20 (YER007C- A); ancestral locus Anc_7.152) encodes the protein MFRKFTKEDVHSRSKVKSSMQRTLKAKLVRQYPKLEDVIDELIPKKSQIELIKCEDKIQLYTVDGEVFFFQKFDELIPSLKLVHKFPDAYPTVQVDRGAIKFVLSGANIMCPGLTSAGAKLPPAPGYENDTIVVINAENKVSAMAVGKLMMSTEEIKSINKGHGVEMIHHLDDPLWNFTVE
- the PAC2 gene encoding Pac2p (similar to Saccharomyces cerevisiae PAC2 (YER007W); ancestral locus Anc_7.151), translated to MMNYKVGDRLKIEGNFCTIRFVGVFPKWPSSTTYGVEWDNCNRGKNCGVYEGKTYFKTASRFGGSFIKESALSKKVHTSVTFWQAIVNRYMSTSEWDIFYLGSKKIEAVGIEKLNEKNKKLKSFTKMSLADHLICDALMDDGEMQLVKENLINLTELDLSYNLLSNIDYLCQIISHLTNLQTIDLSGNRFVGRIPHNASYLFTQVKSLSLVDCGLDNEQLRNLFMIFPSIVKLDISKNALLDIEDEKLVFPKSMKELDFNYNKLKHLSQNLFGPNIEILNMSHNEIEFVEVGFSLCLKNIDLSYNRINCWEAVDQLNANFPQLYSLRVNKNPLLWKDDISSFYEVIGRLNNIKIVNGSFLSDELRYEAELFFVSKLRDGETSLNKSLKRWELLSHRYRITPTSMVPMKTGLDQVLLEVSLVDQDKHKTEHLTVLSSYSVRYLKCICCKKLNMNMFRIKIYHGVSSEVVDELDRDFYTLSHFNINDGDTIYLKTK